In Nicotiana tabacum cultivar K326 chromosome 17, ASM71507v2, whole genome shotgun sequence, one DNA window encodes the following:
- the LOC107818484 gene encoding uncharacterized protein LOC107818484, with protein MSASKSSARKRVSETEIPKSESKRRVGAVEDEFDAEISDDIKGIMTALKQIREKAQQDGLKKKEETISSVTSEVKSKIDELKLKLEKDRQSFAKALSKSSKECENLLKTETAKFQSIYEKFNKEKATHLQSLKDTISKYEEEKERLFMRYEQLRKKEKSMISELEQDSKKRITELEESLKKKKQDDKAFSFLRKTLGSFLDNASDEDFPPDD; from the exons ATGTCAGCGTCAAAATCGAGCGCAAGGAAGAGAGTTTCGGAGACGGAAATTCCGAAATCGGAGAGCAAAAGGCGAGTCGGCGCCGTGGAAGACGAATTCGATGCTGAGATCTCAGA TGATATTAAAGGAATTATGACGGCGTTAAAGCAGATAAGAGAGAAAGCACAACAGGACGgtctgaagaagaaagaagaaactaTCTCTAG CGTGACTTCAGAAGTCAAGTCAAAGATTGATGAGCTGAAACTAAAACTTGAGAAAGACAG GCAAAGTTTTGCCAAGGCACTGTCCAAGAGCTCCAAAGAG TGTGAGAACTTACTGAAGACTGAGACTGCTAAGTTTCAATCAATTTATGAGAAGTTCAACAAGGAGAAAGCTACACATCTGCAGTCTCTCAAAG ATACTATATCCAAATatgaggaagaaaaagaaagactaTTCATGCGATATGAGCAGCTAA gaaagaaagagaagagcATGATATCTGAACTTGAGCAAGACTCTAAGAAACGAATTACTGAACTAGAGGAGTCGCTGAAGAAAAAGAAGCAG GATGATAAAGCATTCAGCTTTCTGAGAAAAACTTTAGGTTCATTTCTGGATAATGCCTCAGATGAGGACTTCCCACCTGATGATTGA